The region CAATGCAGTACACGAAAACCCAGCTAGAGTTGGAATCTATCATTTTTAACAATGTTTCTGTACTTTCAGAAAGTTCAAAAATCACAAATTAACATACCAAAACAGAATTTTTCTAtcacagtttttgactcacttgtgtaaacaaagtgagtccatgtataACCCCGTATTCggttgtctgtccctgtgtgtgtgtgtgtgtgtgtgtgtgtgtgtgtgtgtgtgtgtgtgtgtgtgtgtgtgtgtgtgattcatattTTCATTGAtcttttttaaagtgtgtatcacaagtgagtcttgaaggccttgcctctcttgttctattaAGTACTATGCTCAACATATACTTCTTTAGCAATCTgtgtcaatctctttctctctcttcatctctctctctctctccctctctctctctctctctctctctctctctctctcacacacacacacacacacacacacacacactctctctctctctatcacacacacacgcacacacgcgcgcgctgttTATTACTGTTACCCCTTTGTGAATGTGAAGGAGTGGTTAACGTACCAAGACACCGTCTTAGTGACAGATTATGAAACACAGCACTCACTGGCAAATGCTGGCTGAGAGCTCCACTCCTCAGTAAAGACAGCGAGAGCAAGAGAGTCTGACAACAAACTGACATCTGCAGGCAGCCTTGGACCTCTGGAAGAACTGTGTCAAGGAGTGGTACCCAGAGAGACACTCCAGAACACTATTTCTCCCTCCGATCCGAATAAACCGGGTCCCCTTCGACGTCACCacggtggggggagagagtgtgctTGTTCGCCACCCAGCCTCTGACCAACGACCCAGTaagatgatttgtttgtttgtttgactcatAATTTATCATAATCTTCTTGGGATTTTATCAGTGatagagaacgacagagagagagagagagagagagagagagagagagagagagagagagagagaatgcgaatgatttattcattgatagGCCACAGCACCAAATCACAGTTATATCAAATGTCTTACATACATGTGAAACAAATGAATCAATAAGACAACGCATTATCACTAAATTTAAATGCATTGTACAAGAAAACTGCAAATTCCGAACATCACTATCTCTAATGGATGACTGAACTTAAAGGCACATGGATTTGGGTCATATTTTTAACAATAAACTTTTGTCTTATATCACTGAGTGctggacaacacaagacaaaatgcaACTCGTCTTCCTTTAATTCTTTACACGATTGACAAATCAAATTACTGACATCAGattttctgtatctgtaatgatgtaCATTGAAATCAGATATACCAAATCGAAATCTGGTTGTTATGTATTTCAAATGTTTATCCATAGTAGACAAAAGATAAGGTTTTACTTCATAGGTGTTACAAAAAGTTATATATGTAATGCATCTATCCTGAATATGTACGTGCCAtttttgccatctgcaatcaattcATCGTTGGCGAAAAACAGTAATCTATGCATTGGCACTATACCCTGGTTTATCCATACTTCACCAAACCCATGTTCAAACAATTACGCTCATCAGGAACACAATTCTTCTTCCCCTTGCATGTAATTCTTGTAACATTTTACAGCCTTTGCAAGGAAACCGAAACTCTTCCATTTATGATAACAAACCAATAATGAATTCAGTGAACAGCAGAGTTGATACATATCGGATATCTATCAGTTTCACCGTATATCAGATCTTTAGgtgtacacgagagagagagagagagagaatgaaaacatCGGTAATGCAAAGTGAATAGTGTAAAGATAGTGAAGCACAATACTCAGATGATTCACAAGAAAAGcatgaagaagaagcaaacaccgCATACAAAGCGAGTACTAAGATATCATATTTCAGCAGGgacaccaacacgcacacgtaCGTGCGCTCGTGCACAATCAcggccacacacacgcgcgcgcgcgcgaacacgcacacacccacgcattgATGCGAGAGCGCGTCGCAAACCAGCAATTTCACTGTATTCTGTCACTGGCAAGAAGAGATCATGGAAGGAGGAAAAGGTTGTTTGACCTGCAACGTGAGACTGAAACAAGCCCTCAAATGGTATTCATGACTGTCGTGACTCAGGTGGCAGTCCACCCATGTACCCGGCTACCTCATCGGCAACACCTCTCCAAACACCTCTCTGGactccacctccatccacctcctCCAGCGTTACCCGTGTGCAGGACAGCGACGTTCGCGATGATGAAGCGATGACACGAGTTCTCCACTGTCTCGATGTCGTGACCAAAGAACAGAAAGACGTTTTGATGGTGCTGTCCGAATTGCGGTTCAGAAGGTATCTTGACAACCAGGTGGATCCATTGTCTGCTGCGGCCTGTGCTCTGCTTCCCAACGTGTACGGCATGGGTCGTCGTGTCCCAGATGGAGACTTCGATGTCCTCATTATCAGCAAAAAGTACGGCCTTATCTACGGGGAGGTGAAGTCCGCAGGGGCGACAGGAAACGCATGTGACTCTGACATTGTAAACAAGGTGAGTGAAGCTTACTTTTCTccatgcttaacccaaagttacgtactccacgagtaaggatgagggttctttcgtaacgtcgttacacttttctccatgcttaacccaaagttacgtactccacgagtaaggatgagggttctttcgtgacgtcgttacacttttctttgtgcttaacccaaagttacgtactccacgagtaaggatgagggttctttcgtgacgtcgttacacttttctccatgcttaacccaaagttacgtactccacgagtaaggatgagggttctttcgtgacgtcgttacacttttctccatgcttaacccaaagttacgtactccacgagtaaggatgagggttctttcgtgacgtcgttacacttttctttgtgcttaacccaaagttacgtactcacgagtaaggatgagggttctttcgtgacgtcgttacacttttcaagagaaagagacagaacaaagacaaagacggggacagacagatgaatcAAAGTGCACAgacgcatgtatgtatgcgtacgtgcgtgcgtgtgtacgtgtgtgcgcatgcatgtgtatctgtgtgtgcgtgcgtgtgtatctgtgtgtatgtgtgtgtgtgtttgtgtttgtgtgttcagcagcagtagtaatagtagttgtattggtagtagcagtagtagtaatgtgtgtgtgtgtgtgtgtgtgtgtgtgtgtgtgtgtgtgtgtgtgtgtgtgtgtgtgtgtgcttgcatacggACGCACAAGCTCCAGAACGAATTTCACAACACAAACCATTCTGCCGTTCAAGAACGCCAttgattcttcttgttctttttcttcttctactattcAGTGTCGGATCCAGTGGTCATTTTTCATGGCCTTGTTACCATAATTGATATTGTTTTCGATGCATTACTTGTTGCCACTGTAGGTGTTATCACGTTATATCTTTAATGTTTGGTTTTCCCTGCCACTGTTACCAGTTTCCTACTGTGGCTGTGGCAGCTGCTGCAGTTAACGTTGTCCTTGGTGGTAACCAGGTTCGGAAAGCCCTGAGTCAactggagaaaggagagagggtacTGAAGCATCTGGTGTCGGACCTGCCTCCAGTGACCGTGACCAAGGTTCTGATGCTGCCCAACGTGTCTATCCAACAGCTTCGACAAGCCATGGCCACTCACCAAGTTGCTGCAAGTGTGAGTGTAAATAGGTGGTGGTCATGACACGCTGTCgcgcttggcacacacacacacacacacacacacacacacacacacacacacgcacacacacacacacacacacacacacacacaacacacacacacacacacacacacacacacacacacacacacagacaaatacagacacacacagacacacagagacacacacacagacacacacacacacacacacacacacacacacacacacacactgcgcgcacgcacgcgtatgcatgcatgaatgaaatCTTCTTCATTTTACAAAGTATGGGAGGTGGAATGAATTAAAATGAAAACCGAACAAACATTGACCATTTGGGGAAGTCACTTCCCTATGTCACACGGGGTTGTGGTGCTgccgttaaaaacaaaacaaacaaaaacgatatGATAAAATAAATTGACAGCAGATTTAAACTCTGCCATTTCTGTCAGGTTAAACAGTGACCACATTTTATGGACGTCTATATGGTCCAAATTCCTGATATTTTTCTCTTTAGCATGGAACCTGTGGCCAAAGCTCAGGTGACAACCTCAGCACGTTCTTGGACAGTGACAACTTTGGTGGTGTTTCTGGCCAACAAATTCATGGGAGGAACGCAGTGCCAGCATGTGGCAATGATTGTGCCAGGCCGCTACCCTGTTAGTCGCACCACTCGGAATAGGATTGTTTTTCCTCCTTggacacctgtcttcatcctgtctctccgttccgacacgtgtagctgtgcactaggacacctgtcttcatcctgtgtctctccgttccgacacgtgcagctgtgcactaggacacctgtcttcatcctgtgtctctccgttccgacacgtgcagctgtgcactaggacacctgtcttcatcctgtgtctctctgttccgacacgtgtagctgtgcactaggacacctgtcttcatcctgtGTCTCTCCATTCCAACACGTGTAGCTGTGCACtaggacacctgtcttcatcctgtgtctctccgttccgacacgtgtagctgtggactaggacacctgtcttc is a window of Babylonia areolata isolate BAREFJ2019XMU chromosome 34, ASM4173473v1, whole genome shotgun sequence DNA encoding:
- the LOC143277352 gene encoding uncharacterized protein LOC143277352, with the protein product MSGQGAASNPTGSQGNPVVQAALDLWKNCVKEWYPERHSRTLFLPPIRINRVPFDVTTVGGESVLVRHPASDQRPSGSPPMYPATSSATPLQTPLWTPPPSTSSSVTRVQDSDVRDDEAMTRVLHCLDVVTKEQKDVLMVLSELRFRRYLDNQVDPLSAAACALLPNVYGMGRRVPDGDFDVLIISKKYGLIYGEVKSAGATGNACDSDIVNKVRKALSQLEKGERVLKHLVSDLPPVTVTKVLMLPNVSIQQLRQAMATHQVAASELCRCVGVPDLETALSHCLLSDSLSPRGQHWELSEAVLKELRKWRCRALTRPVFMMTDSQYDDFLARFCGPATTIEVPTVTPPRRVIRTHAEAVAEAGLRWSALSLYPDQVDVLNRDDPIVYLCGPPGTGQTILLVLKAMEWLQKVSVLVQT